From one Oscillatoria sp. FACHB-1407 genomic stretch:
- the bchE gene encoding magnesium-protoporphyrin IX monomethyl ester anaerobic oxidative cyclase: MRILMIQPNYHSGGAEIAGNWPPSWVPYVGGALKTVGFQSVRFIDAMSNHIDDVELAAQIKAYQPDVVLVTAITPMIYKSQATLRLVKTICPHAKAIMGGIHPTYMYREVLREAPWVDYIIRGEGEEITVNLLQAIANGTDERDRHSILGIAFLDDGKIVATPAHPPIKDLNTLTPDWSLLEWDKYIYTPLNTRVAVPNYSRGCPFRCRFCSQWKFWRKYRSRSPKHFVDEIEYLVKEHHVGFFILADEEPTINKSRFVALCHELIERNLNVHWGINTRVTDILRDEKELPLYRKAGLVHVSLGTEAAAQLNLNLFRKETTIADNKKAVQLLRDNGILAEVQFIMGLPSETSETIEETYRMARDWKADMTNWNMYTPWPFAELFQDLQDRVEIRDYSHYNFVTPIIKPDNMTREEVLKGVLRNYARFYSWKFLEYWFEKDPFKRRYLLGCLWAFVKTTINKRFYNLNRVKQKGLHTEIEFGFDESRILTADQMAQLKRESSADVDFVGTVSACGAPSDLSVGDGYVKEHNPHDVIQVAVIEADEQTRIQLRVDLRSQPDIEVASEATNAETGLVLLESIDVDVAVVDATLPDMDLTKFIRTARKVQSNSYVIPSKILILVTADQRSLIADALAVGVDGYCLKNTSVQQLAEAVRLTHRQGKYHDPAIALSLESVVPRG; encoded by the coding sequence ATGCGTATCCTGATGATTCAACCCAACTACCATTCGGGTGGCGCGGAAATTGCCGGAAACTGGCCCCCCAGTTGGGTGCCCTATGTCGGTGGTGCATTAAAAACAGTGGGCTTTCAATCGGTTCGCTTTATCGATGCCATGAGCAACCATATCGATGACGTGGAGTTGGCAGCCCAAATTAAAGCCTACCAACCGGATGTGGTGCTGGTGACAGCGATTACGCCGATGATCTACAAATCGCAGGCAACCCTGAGGCTGGTTAAAACAATTTGCCCCCATGCCAAAGCAATCATGGGAGGAATTCATCCCACCTATATGTATCGCGAAGTGCTGCGGGAAGCTCCCTGGGTGGATTACATTATCCGAGGAGAAGGTGAAGAAATCACCGTGAACCTGCTGCAAGCGATCGCCAATGGCACTGATGAGCGCGATCGCCACAGCATTTTAGGGATTGCGTTTCTCGATGATGGAAAAATCGTTGCTACCCCGGCTCACCCACCGATTAAAGACTTAAATACCCTAACCCCAGATTGGAGTTTGTTGGAATGGGATAAATACATTTACACTCCGCTGAATACCAGAGTTGCGGTTCCCAATTACTCACGGGGTTGTCCCTTCCGCTGCCGCTTTTGTTCTCAATGGAAGTTTTGGCGTAAGTATCGATCGCGTTCTCCCAAACACTTTGTTGATGAAATCGAGTACTTAGTTAAAGAACATCATGTTGGATTTTTTATTCTGGCTGATGAAGAACCAACTATTAATAAATCTCGCTTTGTTGCACTTTGCCATGAGTTAATTGAGCGTAATTTAAATGTGCATTGGGGCATTAATACACGAGTTACTGACATTCTGCGCGATGAAAAGGAGTTACCGTTGTATCGCAAAGCTGGACTCGTTCACGTCTCTTTAGGAACAGAAGCGGCTGCACAACTCAATTTGAACTTATTTCGTAAGGAAACAACGATCGCCGATAACAAAAAAGCTGTGCAATTACTGCGCGATAATGGCATTCTGGCAGAGGTTCAGTTCATCATGGGGCTACCCAGTGAAACCTCAGAAACGATTGAGGAAACCTATCGCATGGCGCGGGACTGGAAAGCCGACATGACCAACTGGAACATGTACACGCCCTGGCCGTTTGCTGAATTGTTTCAAGACTTACAAGATAGAGTTGAAATCCGTGATTATTCTCACTACAACTTTGTCACACCGATTATCAAGCCAGACAACATGACGCGAGAGGAAGTCTTAAAGGGAGTCCTTCGCAACTATGCGCGTTTCTACTCCTGGAAGTTTCTGGAATATTGGTTTGAAAAAGACCCTTTCAAACGTCGCTATTTGCTGGGCTGTCTCTGGGCATTTGTTAAAACCACAATTAATAAACGGTTCTACAATTTGAATCGGGTCAAGCAAAAAGGATTGCACACCGAAATTGAATTTGGTTTCGATGAATCGAGAATTCTCACGGCTGACCAGATGGCGCAGCTAAAACGAGAAAGTTCTGCGGATGTTGATTTCGTCGGTACAGTTTCTGCTTGCGGTGCCCCCAGTGACCTATCGGTGGGTGACGGCTACGTGAAGGAACACAATCCCCATGATGTGATTCAGGTAGCGGTGATTGAAGCGGATGAGCAAACCCGAATTCAGTTGCGGGTGGATCTGCGATCGCAACCGGATATTGAGGTCGCCAGTGAAGCCACCAATGCGGAGACAGGATTGGTCTTGCTGGAGTCGATCGATGTGGATGTGGCGGTTGTCGATGCCACGTTGCCTGACATGGATCTGACCAAATTCATTCGCACTGCCCGCAAGGTTCAGTCCAACTCCTATGTGATTCCCTCGAAGATCTTGATATTGGTGACGGCTGATCAGCGATCGCTGATCGCTGATGCGCTAGCGGTGGGGGTCGATGGCTACTGCTTAAAAAACACCTCAGTGCAACAGTTGGCAGAAGCAGTACGGTTAACCCATCGACAGGGGAAATATCACGATCCGGCGATCGCTCTTTCATTAGAATCCGTTGTTCCAAGGGGTTGA
- a CDS encoding NAD(P)H-dependent flavin oxidoreductase, whose protein sequence is MQALPTLKIGQHIARYPIIQGGMGVRISGARLAAAVANAGGIGVISAAALGLNSPYFDISERNVRKRREQFFEANRLALIDEIQLARRLSPDGILGINAMVAAQDYELLVRTAAEQGINLIISGAGLPLQLPELTADYPAVALVPIVSSTRAARIICRKWERQYGRLPDAFVVENPNSAGGHLGAKLEELGTEAAALEVVIPDMVAYVRQELQQPLPVIAAGGIWDRSDIDRALALGASGVQLGTRFIMTHECDADIRYKEFHLHAKPEDVVIVPSPVGMPGRALRNAFAEKAIANSPDLERRCLASCLHACKCRDNQQNFCIVQALDKAARGDIEGGLIFSGSNAGRADRIVSVGELMTELVTPI, encoded by the coding sequence ATGCAAGCATTACCTACGCTTAAAATCGGTCAACATATTGCTCGTTATCCCATCATTCAAGGTGGAATGGGGGTTCGGATTTCAGGTGCGCGGCTAGCCGCGGCAGTTGCCAACGCCGGTGGCATCGGTGTGATATCCGCTGCGGCGTTAGGGCTAAACTCGCCTTATTTCGACATTAGCGAACGTAATGTTCGCAAGCGCAGAGAGCAGTTTTTTGAAGCCAATCGTCTCGCTTTAATCGATGAGATTCAACTTGCCCGGAGGCTCAGTCCCGATGGGATTTTGGGAATTAATGCCATGGTTGCCGCTCAGGATTACGAACTGCTAGTGCGAACGGCGGCTGAACAGGGAATCAATTTGATCATTTCAGGCGCAGGGTTGCCGTTGCAGTTGCCAGAACTGACGGCTGACTACCCAGCAGTGGCGTTAGTGCCGATTGTATCCAGTACCCGTGCGGCTCGGATTATTTGCCGTAAGTGGGAACGGCAGTACGGACGCTTGCCGGATGCCTTCGTTGTCGAAAATCCCAATTCGGCAGGTGGACATCTAGGCGCAAAACTAGAGGAGTTGGGGACTGAGGCGGCGGCCCTAGAGGTCGTGATTCCAGATATGGTGGCGTATGTGCGACAGGAATTACAGCAACCCCTTCCAGTAATTGCCGCTGGCGGAATCTGGGATCGCTCGGATATCGATCGCGCTCTGGCATTGGGGGCGAGCGGAGTACAATTGGGAACTCGTTTCATCATGACGCATGAGTGTGATGCAGACATTCGCTATAAGGAGTTTCATTTGCACGCGAAGCCTGAGGATGTGGTGATCGTTCCCAGCCCAGTCGGAATGCCGGGACGAGCCTTGCGGAATGCGTTTGCAGAAAAGGCGATCGCCAATTCTCCTGATCTCGAAAGACGTTGCCTCGCCAGTTGCCTTCATGCCTGCAAATGCCGCGATAATCAGCAAAATTTTTGCATTGTGCAAGCCCTGGATAAGGCAGCACGCGGAGACATTGAAGGAGGGCTGATCTTTTCGGGAAGCAATGCGGGACGTGCAGACCGCATCGTCTCCGTTGGGGAACTCATGACGGAACTCGTCACCCCAATTTAA
- a CDS encoding alpha-ketoglutarate-dependent dioxygenase AlkB family protein: MTESLSRIKEMLKIAIPLRDADLVFYPALFNAEESDRWMAELTEAIAWQQDQMTIFGRVLSLPRLTAWYGDPGKSYTYSGITMTPTPWTEGLLALKARVDAISGVTFNSVLLNLYRDGNDSVGWHSDDEPELGQNPVIGSLSFGATRRFSLRHKFNKELKHQLGLTSGSFLLMQGTTQHYWQHHIPKTKRCATPRINLTFRIIH; encoded by the coding sequence ATGACTGAGAGCCTCTCCCGTATTAAAGAAATGCTCAAGATCGCCATTCCTTTACGCGATGCCGATCTGGTATTTTATCCGGCTCTTTTTAACGCCGAAGAGAGCGATCGCTGGATGGCTGAATTAACCGAAGCGATCGCATGGCAACAAGATCAGATGACGATATTTGGGCGGGTACTATCCTTACCTCGACTCACCGCCTGGTATGGTGATCCGGGCAAATCCTACACCTACTCTGGCATCACCATGACCCCAACTCCCTGGACCGAGGGGTTACTGGCTCTTAAAGCGAGAGTGGATGCTATCTCCGGTGTGACCTTTAACAGCGTGTTGCTTAACCTCTACCGCGATGGCAATGACAGCGTGGGTTGGCATAGCGACGACGAACCGGAATTGGGGCAAAACCCGGTCATCGGCTCTCTCAGTTTTGGGGCAACTCGCCGATTTTCGTTGCGTCACAAATTCAACAAAGAGCTGAAACACCAACTGGGGCTAACTTCTGGTAGTTTTTTGTTGATGCAAGGAACGACGCAACATTACTGGCAGCACCACATTCCCAAAACCAAACGGTGTGCAACTCCTCGCATCAACCTCACCTTTCGCATCATCCATTAA
- a CDS encoding mercuric reductase, translating to MMTSTIHQEPALQPLDEYNQALMAQVHPPDWVNPTPASQYDLVVIGAGTAGLVVAAGAAGLGLGLKVALVEKSLMGGDCLNIGCVPSKCVIRSSRVVAEIRNAAPFGIHPPDGLAIDFAAVMQRMRRIRAEISPHDSVERFRNLGIDVFLGRAAFVSSEAIAVNGSQLRFKKAVIATGARATQPPIPGLAEAGFLTNETVFSLTQPPQRFAVIGGGPIGCELAQAFQRLGSEVTLFHQNGHILDREDDEAADIVQQQFLQEKINLLLDCIVEKVEKTDAGKVLHYRQQGAVKTVTVDEILVGAGRSPNVEGLNLETVGVQYDAKKGVIVNDYLQTSNPRIYAAGDICMNWKFTHAADAAARIVIKNALFSPFGLGRSKLSSLVMPWVTYTDPEIAHVGLYEHEARSQGIAADTIKIPLSSVDRALADGETEGFVKILHQRGSDRILGATIVARHAGEMISEVTLAIATKQGLNALSGVIHPYPTQAEGIKKAADAYRRTLLTPRTRSLLKLLTRLS from the coding sequence ATGATGACATCTACCATTCACCAGGAACCTGCGCTGCAACCCCTCGACGAATATAATCAAGCTCTGATGGCTCAGGTGCATCCGCCCGATTGGGTCAACCCCACTCCAGCCAGTCAATATGACCTGGTGGTGATTGGAGCGGGCACAGCGGGATTGGTGGTTGCGGCAGGAGCCGCCGGATTGGGGTTAGGGCTTAAAGTGGCTCTGGTCGAAAAAAGCCTCATGGGTGGTGATTGCCTCAACATCGGTTGTGTCCCCTCAAAGTGTGTGATTCGTTCATCGCGAGTGGTGGCTGAGATCCGAAATGCTGCCCCCTTTGGCATTCACCCCCCCGATGGACTTGCCATTGATTTTGCAGCAGTAATGCAGCGGATGCGACGAATCCGCGCTGAAATTAGCCCCCACGACTCGGTAGAGCGGTTTCGCAACTTGGGAATCGATGTGTTTTTAGGTCGGGCTGCGTTTGTGAGTTCAGAGGCGATCGCGGTGAACGGGAGTCAGTTGCGGTTTAAGAAAGCCGTGATTGCCACAGGTGCGCGGGCAACCCAACCTCCCATTCCTGGGTTGGCGGAGGCTGGTTTTTTAACGAACGAAACGGTTTTTTCCCTGACGCAACCCCCACAGCGGTTTGCCGTCATTGGCGGTGGTCCCATCGGTTGTGAACTGGCTCAGGCATTTCAGCGATTGGGCAGTGAAGTGACGCTGTTTCATCAGAACGGACACATTCTCGATCGCGAAGATGACGAAGCCGCTGATATTGTCCAGCAGCAATTTCTACAAGAGAAGATTAATTTATTACTCGATTGCATCGTCGAGAAAGTTGAGAAGACCGACGCAGGCAAGGTGTTGCACTATCGGCAACAGGGGGCTGTCAAAACTGTCACGGTGGATGAAATTTTGGTGGGGGCTGGGCGATCGCCCAACGTCGAAGGACTCAATCTGGAAACCGTAGGCGTTCAGTACGATGCGAAAAAAGGGGTCATCGTCAACGACTATCTCCAGACCAGCAATCCCCGCATTTACGCAGCTGGCGATATTTGCATGAACTGGAAGTTCACCCATGCCGCCGATGCCGCAGCCCGCATTGTCATCAAAAACGCGCTGTTTTCGCCTTTTGGCTTGGGACGGAGCAAATTGAGCAGTCTGGTGATGCCCTGGGTGACGTACACCGACCCAGAAATCGCCCACGTTGGTTTGTATGAGCATGAAGCTCGTTCTCAAGGCATAGCTGCCGACACCATCAAAATCCCCCTTTCATCGGTCGATCGCGCTCTCGCCGATGGTGAAACGGAGGGGTTTGTCAAAATCCTGCATCAACGAGGGTCTGACCGAATCCTGGGAGCAACTATCGTGGCACGTCATGCCGGAGAGATGATTAGCGAAGTTACCCTGGCGATCGCCACAAAACAGGGACTCAACGCCCTTTCAGGGGTTATTCATCCCTATCCAACGCAAGCGGAAGGTATCAAGAAAGCAGCCGATGCCTATCGCCGCACTTTACTCACGCCTCGGACGCGATCGCTGTTGAAACTCTTGACCAGACTCAGTTAG